Proteins from a genomic interval of Lolium perenne isolate Kyuss_39 chromosome 1, Kyuss_2.0, whole genome shotgun sequence:
- the LOC127316450 gene encoding conserved oligomeric Golgi complex subunit 5, translated as MAAPATPRLLLSPTSRDLLTGSSFASPPSPSSPDPASPLDAFASDPVLSAFLSPSFSPSDFSSAALSSGLAASRAEQLQEAIRLLRRHLRAEVLRRHPLLLSHLLSLRSANASLSTLPSNLRLLFSHLSLLSSHLSAPRSHLALSSSSLSSLLATADLLLHSHRLVRLSTRLLASSPAPDLARQAELHREIRLLYDEKNLSGINAVDEEMRKVDAAASKLRSEASAVIDRGIAESNQNDVWCGLQVYYNLGELKPAVEGLVGKCKAAGAKSVTVALDMKAISMAGGGGGPGGVQRSGTPQLGGSKRAADALWERMRQCMEDLHRAVTAAWQLQTVLTKKRVPFTQMLFLEEVWQEGEPLLTERVWDAIVKAFASQLKSVFTASSFVKEIFTLGYPRLFSMIENLLERISRDTDVKGTLPALTLEGKDHMVAAIGIFQNAFLALSQSRLSDYINSIFPMSNRGSIPSKDQISRLISRIQEEIEVVRTHGHLLLLVLREIGKILLLLAQRAEYQISTGPEARQVTGTVTPAQLKNFALCLHLHEVHTRISSILSTLPNVASEVLSPSLGVIYGVACDSVTSLFQAMLDRLESCILQMHEQDFGAHGMDGGMDNNASAYMEELQKCAIHFRSEFLSKLLPSSASRSETICTIMVRRMASRILIFFIRHASLVRPLSEAGKLRMARDMAELELAVGQNLFPVEQLGPPYRALRAFRPVLFLETSQLENSPLLQDLPPSVILHHLYSRGPDELQSPLQRNKLTPLQYSLWLDSQGEDQIWKGVKATLDDYEMKVRSRGDKEFSPVYPLMCQIGSALSQATP; from the exons ATGGCCGCCCCAGCCACGCCGCGCCTCCTCCTCTCGCCGACCTCCAGGGACCTCCTCACCGGCAGCTCCTTCGCCTCGCCGCCTTCCCCCAGCTCCCCCGACCCCGCCTCCCCGCTCGACGCCTTCGCCTCCGACCCCGTCCTCTCCGCCTTCCTCTCCCCGTCCTTCTCCCCCTCCGACTTCTCCTCCGCCGCGCTCTCCTCCGGCCTCGCCGCCTCCCGCGCCGAGCAGCTGCAGGAGGccatccgcctcctccgccgccacctCCGCGCCGAGGTGCTCCGCCGccacccgctgctcctctcccacCTCCTCTCCCTCCGCTCCGCCAACGCCTCCCTCTCCACCCTCCCCTCCAACCTCCGCCTCCTCTTCTCCCACCTCTCCCTGCTCTCCTCCCACCTCTCCGCGCCGCGCTCCCACCTcgcgctctcctcctcctccctctccaGCCTCCTCGCCACCGCCGACCTCCTCCTCCACTCCCACCGCCTCGTCCGCCTCTCCACACGCCTCCTCGCCTCCTCCCCCGCCCCCGACCTCGCGCGCCAGGCCGAGCTCCACCGCGAGATCCGCCTCCTCTACGACGAGAAGAACCTCTCCGGCATCAATGCCGTCGACGAGGAGATGCGGAAGGTCGATGCCGCCGCCTCCAAGCTCCGATCGGAGGCCAGCGCCGTCATCGACCGTGGCATCGCCGAGTCCAACCAGAACGACGTCTGGTGCGGCCTGCAGGTGTACTACAATCTCGGGGAACTCAAGCCAGCAGTCGAGGGGCTCGTGGGGAAATGCAAGGCAGCGGGGGCCAAGAGCGTGACTGTGGCGCTGGACATGAAGGCAATTTCAATGGCTGGCGGCGGAGGTGGCCCTGGAGGCGTGCAGAGGAGTGGCACGCCGCAGCTTGGTGGCAGTAAGAGGGCCGCGGATGCGCTCTGGGAAAGGATGAGGCAGTGCATGGAGGACCTGCACAGGGCAGTCACCGCTGCATGGCAGCTGCAGACTGTGCTCACCAAGAAGCGTGTGCCCTTCACGCAAATGCTCTTCCTTGAGGAGGTTTGGCAG GAAGGTGAGCCTCTATTGACGGAGAGAGTATGGGATGCCATTGTTAAGGCCTTTGCAAGCCAGCTGAAATCGGTCTTTACTGCGTCAAGCTTTGTCAAGGAAATATTTACTCTTGGATATCCGAGACTCTTCTCCATGATTGAGAACCTTCTTGAGAGGATTTCAAGAGATACCGATGTAAAGGGTACCCTTCCAGCACTTACTCTTGAAGGAAAAGATCACATGGTTGCAGCTATTGGGATATTCCAGAACGCCTTTTTGGCTCTCAGTCAGAGTCGCCTTTCTGATTATATCAATAGCATATTTCCTATGTCAAACCGGGGAAGCATACCTTCAAAGGATCAAATATCAAGGTTAATATCTCGAATCCAAGAGGAAATTGAAGTTGTGAGAACTCACGGGCATTTGCTGCTTCTTGTTCTACGTGAAATCGGGAAGATCTTGCTTCTTTTAGCACAAAGAGCTGAATATCAG ATCTCTACTGGTCCCGAAGCTCGTCAAGTTACTGGCACAGTGACTCCAGCTCAATTAAAAAACTTTGCTCTGTGTCTACACCTCCATGAGGTTCACACACGCATTTCAAGCATCTTGTCAACACTCCCAAATGTTGCTTCTGAAGTCCTTTCGCCATCTCTTGGGGTAATATACGGTGTCGCTTGTGATTCGGTGACCTCTCTATTCCAAGCAATGCTCGATCGTCTGGAGTCCTGTATCCTTCAAATGCACGAGCAAGACTTTGGAGCTCATGGAATGGATGGGGGAATGGATAACAATGCATCGGCTTACATGGAGGAGCTTCAGAAGTGTGCCATCCACTTCCGAAGCGAGTTCCTGTCAAAGCTTCTGCCATCGTCAGCCTCCCGATCAGAGACCATATGTACCATAATGGTCAGAAGGATGGCCTCGAGGATCCTAATATTCTTTATAAGACATGCTTCTCTTGTTAGGCCACTCTCTGAAGCAGGGAAGCTGAGAATGGCTAGGGACATGGCCGAGTTGGAGCTGGCTGTTGGTCAGAATCTGTTTCCAGTGGAGCAGCTGGGCCCGCCATATCGGGCGTTGCGTGCATTCCGCCCCGTCCTATTCCTGGAGACATCTCAGCTTGAGAACTCTCCACTCCTTCAGGACTTGCCACCCAGTGTGATCCTCCACCACCTATATTCTCGAGGGCCTGACGAGCTACAATCCCCTTTACAGCGAAACAAGCTGACGCCCCTACAGTACTCTCTGTGGCTTGATTCACAAGGCGAGGATCAGATCTGGAAAGGTGTGAAGGCAACCctggacgactacgagatgaaggTCCGGTCTCGTGGAGACAAGGAGTTCAGTCCAGTGTACCCTCTCATGTGTCAGATTGGATCCGCATTGTCGCAGGCCACACCCTGA
- the LOC127316458 gene encoding probable methyltransferase PMT7 isoform X2, with amino-acid sequence MGRWWSPPEPRSVELLLLGVALVVASFYAGTLFQSSASPAVVLPPSGSRSPDSSNPQDDAEFTNRVAATYRTTPISVPDHGLDVCPLEYNEYVPCHDAAYVSSLRNLDRSRHEDLEHICPPREKRLFCLVPPPNDYKVPIRWPTSRDYVWRSNVNHSRLSEVKGGQNWVHESGKLWWFPGGGTHFKHGASEYIERLGNMTTNSTGDLSSAGVVQVLDVGCGVASFSAYLLPLDIHTMSFAPKDGHENQIQFALERGIGAMISVLATKQLPYPGNSFEMVHCSRCRVDWHENDGILLKEVDRLLRPNGYFVYSAPPAYRKDKDFPIIWEKLINITTAMCWKLIAKHVQTAIWIKPEDESCRQKNADMKLLNICNPDDSSLPSWKSSLMNCVRLNTDHSKLQKLPPRPDRLLFYSRSLERIGVTPEKFENNNQFWRDQVRKYWSLLGVEKTNIRNVMDMNANYGGFAMALSTDPVWIMNVVPHTMINTLPVIYDRGLIGSYHDWCQPFSTYPRTYDLLHAFHLFSHYQGRVEGCSLEDILLEIDRIIRPQGFIIIRDENTTLSRISDLAPRFLWDVTTHTLENEEDRPEQVLICRKKFWAII; translated from the exons ATGGGGCGGTGGTGGTCGCCGCCGGAGCCGCGGTCGGTGGAGCTGCTCCTGCTGGGcgtcgccctcgtcgtcgcctCCTTCTACGCCGGCACCCTCTTCCAGTCCTCCGCCTCCCCCGCGGTCGTATTGCCCCCATCCGGCTCCCGGTCGCCCGATTCCTCCAATCCCCAAG ATGATGCAGAGTTCACGAACAGAGTTGCTGCCACTTACCGAACAACGCCAATCTCGGTTCCAGATCACGGGCTCGATGTGTGTCCTCTGGAGTACAACGAGTATGTCCCGTGTCACGATGCAGCCTATGTAAGCAGCTTAAGGAACCTGGATAGATCTAGGCACGAAGATCTTGAGCATATCTGCCCCCCGCGAGAGAAGCGGTTGTTCTGTTTGGTGCCCCCGCCGAATGACTACAAGGTACCGATAAGATGGCCCACGAGCCGGGACTATGTGTGGCGTAGCAATGTGAACCATTCACGCCTTTCTGAGGTGAAAGGGGGGCAGAATTGGGTGCATGAGAGTGGCAAGCTTTGGTGGTTTCCGGGAGGCGGTACTCACTTCAAGCATGGCGCATCAGAATACATAGAGAG GCTAGGAAATATGACGACAAATAGTACCGGTGATCTCAGCTCGGCAGGAGTAGTTCAAGTCTTAGATGTTGGATGTGGTGTTGCCAGCTTTTCTGCTTATCTTCTTCCCCTAGACATTCATACTATGTCATTTGCCCCGAAAGATGGCCATGAGAATCAAATCCAGTTTGCATTAGAACGTGGGATTGGCGCAATGATCTCCGTGTTAGCCACGAAGCAATTACCCTATCCTGGAAATTCATTTGAAATGGTACATTGCTCCCGATGTCGTGTTGACTGGCATGAAAATG ATGGAATATTGCTCAAAGAGGTTGATCGTCTTTTGCGACCTAATGGATATTTTGTATACTCGGCTCCACCAGCTTATAGAAAAGATAAAGATTTCCCTATTATCTGGGAGAAGCTAATTAATATCACAACAGCTATGTGTTGGAAGCTCATTGCTAAGCATGTTCAGACAGCTATATGGATCAAACCTGAAGATGAATCCTGCCGACAGAAAAATGCTGACATGAAGCTCCTGAATATCTGCAACCCTGATGACAGTTCTTTGCCATCATGGAAATCCTCATTAATGAACTGTGTTCGGTTGAACACGGATCACTCAAAATTGCAGAAACTGCCTCCCAGACCTGACCGCCTATTATTTTATTCGAGGAGTTTGGAGAGAATTG GAGTAACTCCAGAGAAGTTTGAGAATAATAACCAGTTCTGGCGGGACCAGGTTCGCAAGTACTGGTCACTTCTTGGGGTTGAAAAGACTAACATAAGGAATGTCATGGACATGAATGCTAATTATGGTGGATTTGCTATGGCACTAAGCACCGATCCTGTCTGGATTATGAATGTAGTACCCCATACAATGATCAACACACTGCCTGTTATCTATGATCGGGGGTTAATTGGTTCTTATCATGACTG GTGTCAGCCATTCTCAACATATCCTAGGACATATGATTTGCTACACGCCTTCCACCTCTTTTCTCATTATCAAGGGCGTGTAGAAGGTTGCTCATTGGAAGATATCCTGCTAGAAATAGATCGCATCATTCGTCCACAG GGTTTTATCATTATCAGAGATGAGAATACCACCCTCTCAAGAATCAGTGATCTTGCACCAAGGTTCCTATGGGATGTCACCACTCACACATTGGAAAATGAGGAAGACAGACCAGAACAGGTTTTGATCTGTAGGAAGAAATTCTGGGCCATCATTTGA
- the LOC127316458 gene encoding probable methyltransferase PMT7 isoform X1 encodes MGRWWSPPEPRSVELLLLGVALVVASFYAGTLFQSSASPAVVLPPSGSRSPDSSNPQVADDAEFTNRVAATYRTTPISVPDHGLDVCPLEYNEYVPCHDAAYVSSLRNLDRSRHEDLEHICPPREKRLFCLVPPPNDYKVPIRWPTSRDYVWRSNVNHSRLSEVKGGQNWVHESGKLWWFPGGGTHFKHGASEYIERLGNMTTNSTGDLSSAGVVQVLDVGCGVASFSAYLLPLDIHTMSFAPKDGHENQIQFALERGIGAMISVLATKQLPYPGNSFEMVHCSRCRVDWHENDGILLKEVDRLLRPNGYFVYSAPPAYRKDKDFPIIWEKLINITTAMCWKLIAKHVQTAIWIKPEDESCRQKNADMKLLNICNPDDSSLPSWKSSLMNCVRLNTDHSKLQKLPPRPDRLLFYSRSLERIGVTPEKFENNNQFWRDQVRKYWSLLGVEKTNIRNVMDMNANYGGFAMALSTDPVWIMNVVPHTMINTLPVIYDRGLIGSYHDWCQPFSTYPRTYDLLHAFHLFSHYQGRVEGCSLEDILLEIDRIIRPQGFIIIRDENTTLSRISDLAPRFLWDVTTHTLENEEDRPEQVLICRKKFWAII; translated from the exons ATGGGGCGGTGGTGGTCGCCGCCGGAGCCGCGGTCGGTGGAGCTGCTCCTGCTGGGcgtcgccctcgtcgtcgcctCCTTCTACGCCGGCACCCTCTTCCAGTCCTCCGCCTCCCCCGCGGTCGTATTGCCCCCATCCGGCTCCCGGTCGCCCGATTCCTCCAATCCCCAAG TGGCAGATGATGCAGAGTTCACGAACAGAGTTGCTGCCACTTACCGAACAACGCCAATCTCGGTTCCAGATCACGGGCTCGATGTGTGTCCTCTGGAGTACAACGAGTATGTCCCGTGTCACGATGCAGCCTATGTAAGCAGCTTAAGGAACCTGGATAGATCTAGGCACGAAGATCTTGAGCATATCTGCCCCCCGCGAGAGAAGCGGTTGTTCTGTTTGGTGCCCCCGCCGAATGACTACAAGGTACCGATAAGATGGCCCACGAGCCGGGACTATGTGTGGCGTAGCAATGTGAACCATTCACGCCTTTCTGAGGTGAAAGGGGGGCAGAATTGGGTGCATGAGAGTGGCAAGCTTTGGTGGTTTCCGGGAGGCGGTACTCACTTCAAGCATGGCGCATCAGAATACATAGAGAG GCTAGGAAATATGACGACAAATAGTACCGGTGATCTCAGCTCGGCAGGAGTAGTTCAAGTCTTAGATGTTGGATGTGGTGTTGCCAGCTTTTCTGCTTATCTTCTTCCCCTAGACATTCATACTATGTCATTTGCCCCGAAAGATGGCCATGAGAATCAAATCCAGTTTGCATTAGAACGTGGGATTGGCGCAATGATCTCCGTGTTAGCCACGAAGCAATTACCCTATCCTGGAAATTCATTTGAAATGGTACATTGCTCCCGATGTCGTGTTGACTGGCATGAAAATG ATGGAATATTGCTCAAAGAGGTTGATCGTCTTTTGCGACCTAATGGATATTTTGTATACTCGGCTCCACCAGCTTATAGAAAAGATAAAGATTTCCCTATTATCTGGGAGAAGCTAATTAATATCACAACAGCTATGTGTTGGAAGCTCATTGCTAAGCATGTTCAGACAGCTATATGGATCAAACCTGAAGATGAATCCTGCCGACAGAAAAATGCTGACATGAAGCTCCTGAATATCTGCAACCCTGATGACAGTTCTTTGCCATCATGGAAATCCTCATTAATGAACTGTGTTCGGTTGAACACGGATCACTCAAAATTGCAGAAACTGCCTCCCAGACCTGACCGCCTATTATTTTATTCGAGGAGTTTGGAGAGAATTG GAGTAACTCCAGAGAAGTTTGAGAATAATAACCAGTTCTGGCGGGACCAGGTTCGCAAGTACTGGTCACTTCTTGGGGTTGAAAAGACTAACATAAGGAATGTCATGGACATGAATGCTAATTATGGTGGATTTGCTATGGCACTAAGCACCGATCCTGTCTGGATTATGAATGTAGTACCCCATACAATGATCAACACACTGCCTGTTATCTATGATCGGGGGTTAATTGGTTCTTATCATGACTG GTGTCAGCCATTCTCAACATATCCTAGGACATATGATTTGCTACACGCCTTCCACCTCTTTTCTCATTATCAAGGGCGTGTAGAAGGTTGCTCATTGGAAGATATCCTGCTAGAAATAGATCGCATCATTCGTCCACAG GGTTTTATCATTATCAGAGATGAGAATACCACCCTCTCAAGAATCAGTGATCTTGCACCAAGGTTCCTATGGGATGTCACCACTCACACATTGGAAAATGAGGAAGACAGACCAGAACAGGTTTTGATCTGTAGGAAGAAATTCTGGGCCATCATTTGA